The Pyrenophora tritici-repentis strain M4 chromosome 10, whole genome shotgun sequence genome contains a region encoding:
- a CDS encoding peroxisomal biogenesis factor 11, whose translation MVADALVYHPTVSHYLKFVATTVGRDKVLRTLQYFSRFLAWYLYRTNRPASSIAPFEATKKTFGQTRKLMRVGKFVEHFKAAAVASDAKSMDPVLRFTAVGRQLGYAFYMLCDNACVLDATAIRKSSFAPRLAREGYRAWFAGLSFSLASGLYSYYNLLQRQKTITQSSDPEKVVETKKLQKELMDVRVQLFSDLCDLTIPSSALGWVDFDDGFVGLAGTTSSLLGVWGQWRKTA comes from the exons ATGGTTGCAGACGCTTTGGTTTACCACCCTACGGTATCGCATTACCTCAAGTTTGTCGCGACAACCG TCGGACGCGACAAAGTCCTACGTACCCTGCAATACTTCTCACGCTTCCTAGCATGGTACCTGTATCGCACGAACCGGCCGGCATCCTCGATAGCGCCGTTTGAAGCAACCAAGAAGACATTCGGCCAGACGCGCAAGCTGATGCGCGTGGGCAAGTTTGTCGAGCATTTCAAGGCGGCGGCTGTGGCGAGTGATGCTAAGAGCATGGACCCCGTGTTGAGGTTTACGGCCGTTGGGAGACAGTTGGGATATGCGTTTTATATGCTTTGTGATAATGCTTGTGTG CTCGACGCAACCGCCATCCGCAAATCCTCATTCGCCCCCCGCCTCGCCCGCGAAGGCTACCGTGCCTGGTTCGCCGGcctctccttctccctcGCCTCAGGCCTCTACTCGTACTATAACCTGCTGCAGCGCCAAAAAACAATCACCCAATCTTCCGACCCCGAGAAGGTGGTCGAGACGAAGAAACTCCAAAAGGAACTCATGGATGTTAGGGTCCAGTTGTTTAGCGATCTTTGTGATCTTACGATCCCCAGCTCCGCGCTCGGTTGGGTCGACTTTGATGATGGGTTTGTGGGGTTGGCGGGTACGACGAGTTCGCTTTTGGGCGTTTGGGGGCAGTGGAGGAAGACTGCTTAG
- a CDS encoding mRNA cap methyltransferase has product MAGNNQSNKRTRSPSRSPSRSPPRQRKRPGAGARVSAADREAARKRQQAREEEAARRAHQEAAQRGVHDVVKQHYNMVPERGREWRNTDSKIKGLRSFNNWVKSSIIQKFIGDERNLKILDVGCGKGGDLGKWEKSRKVELYVGCDPADVSIKQAKDRFAQMQKKNRRLFHGEFYAKDCFGEWLGDIPIIKEVGIDPGAGQGNAMSQRWGGGGWDMVTMMFCMHYAFESESKARGMLRNVAGALKKGGRFIGCIPNSDILSNKVIEHHKAKGTALPEVVSGLDEDDDRPTFASDDEDDWDPEKSLDSPKPADTERASGFQFGNSIYSVKFPGKTPPDGTFRPPYGWKYSYWLTEAVEAPEYVVPWEAFRALAEDFNLELQYRKPFREIWEEQKDDPILGPLSEVMKVRDRNTGRLLTSDEELEAADFYHAFCFYKV; this is encoded by the exons ATGGCAGGTAACAATCAAAGCAACAAGCGCACTCGCTCGCCCTCGAGATCTCCTTCACGATCACCGCCGCGCCAGCGAAAGCGCCCTGGAGCCGGTGCGCGAGTATCGGCCGCTGACCGCGAGGCTGCCCGAAAGCGCCAGCAGGCAAGGGAGGAAGAGGCAGCTAGGAGGGCACATCAGGAAGCCGCGCAGCGCGGTGTACATGATGTCGTCAAGCAGCACTACAACATGGTGCCAGAGCGCGGCCGTGAATGGCGCAACACAGACAGTAAGATCAAGGGTCTGCGCAGCTTCAACAACTGGGTCAAGTCGTCCATCATTCAAAAATTCATTGGCGACGAGCGGAACCTCAAGATCTTGGACGTTGGGTGCGGAAAGGGCGGCGACTTGGGCAAGTGGGAGAAGTCGCGGAAAGTCGAGCTGTACGTTGGCTGTGATCCTGCCGATGTGTCCATTAAGCAGGCCAAGGACCGATTCGCGCAAATGCAGAAGAAGAACCGACGACTGTTCCATGGCGAGTTCTATGCCAAAGACTGCTTTGGAGAGTGGCTAGGTGACATACCCATCATTAAGGAAGTTGGGATTGACCCCGGTGCCGGCCAGGGCAATGCCATGAGCCAACGCTGGGGTGGTGGAGGCTGGGACATGGTCACGATGATGTTCTGCATGCACTACGCGTTTGAGAGCGAATCCAAGGCCCGAGGTATGCTGCGCAACGTTGCGGGCGCGCTGAAGAAGGGCGGACGCTTCATCGGTTGCATTCCCAACTCGGATATCCTTTCGAACAAGGTCATTGAGCACCACAAAGCCAAGGGCACAGCACTGCCCGAGGTTGTTTCTGGCCTTGATGAGGACGACGACCGGCCTACATTTGCCAGtgacgacgaagacgactGGGACCCCGAAAAGAGCCTCGACAGCCCGAAGCCCGCCGACACCGAGCGCGCCAGCG GTTTCCAATTTGGCAACAGCATCTACAGCGTCAAGTTCCCGGGCAAGACACCACCAGACGGCACCTTCCGTCCGCCATACGGCTGGAAATACTCATACTGGCTGACGGAAGCCGTCGAGGCGCCTGAATACGTGGTTCCTTGGGAAGCTTTCCGTGCGCTGGCAGAAGACTTCAACCTCGAACTGCAGTACCGCAAGCCTTTCCGGGAGATTTGGGAGGAGCAAAAGGACGACCCCATTCTCGGACCTCTGAGTGAAGTCATGAAGGTGCGAGATCGTAACACAGGTCGATTACTGACTTCGGACGAGGAGTTGGAGGCGGCCGACTTTTACCATGCCTTTTGTTTCTACAAGGTTTAG
- a CDS encoding RPN7, 26S proteasome regulatory complex component, contains PCI domain protein: MGDPQFAKYPDLQLSQHIFQLTNPSASKQAKQSALKSVQDAITENKMAPLYRYLAHPTDGVLNATGEGSAEQPTKNRRPSASLATMLATRNPSLEVPLSWDEKLYESLKADSEKELEAIQKEEEEAEEKAGETEVQAARGKRAELYNRIGDKDKAIASYEAIFEKTGILGTKIDLVLAIIRVALFFGDRILAKKSIDRASALVESGGDWDRRNRLKAYTGLHYLTVRSHSQAAPLLLDSLSTFTSYELCSYSNLVVYAILAGSVSLKRVDFKSKVVDAPEIKAIVGTSEEKLSAITGQTSAGPSAGDEEMADASGSTATPVPTLVNLTTLGGQQEKEVPVDFTPLSKLVKSLYEGDYKSFFGALGEVETNFLSQDRYMYEHRGWYVREMRLRGYQQLLQSYRVVGLESMAKDFGVTVDFLDKDLARFIAADRIPCTIDRVKGIIETNRPDDKNKQYADVVKQGDQLITKLQKYGQAVRLRGSERG, from the exons ATGGGCGACCCTCAATTCGCCAAATATCCCGACCTCCAGCTGTCACAGCACATCTTCCAGCTCACGAATCCCTCGGCCTCCAAACAAGCAAAACAGTCTGCCTTGAAGTCGGTCCAAGATGCCATCACCGAGAACAAGATGGCGCCGCTCTACCGCTATCTCGCTCATCCCACCGATGGCGTCCTGAATGCAACAGGCGAGGGCAGCGCTGAGCAGCCGACCAAAAACCGGAGACCTTCAGCGAGCTTAGCGACTATGCTCGCCACACGGAATCCATCATTAGAGGTGCCCCTGTCATGGGACGAGAAGCTATACGAGAGCCTCAAGGCAGATAGTGAGAAGGAGCTCGAGGCGATACAAaaggaggaggaagaggccGAAGAGAAGGCAGGCGAGACCGAAGTGCAAGCTGCGCGGGGAAAGCGAGCAGAGCTCTACAACCGCATAGGTGACAAG GACAAAGCCATTGCCAGCTACGAGGCCATCTTCGAGAAGACGGGCATCCTAGGCACCAAGATTGACCTCGTTCTTGCCATAATACGCGTGGCCCTCTTCTTCGGCGACAGGATACTGGCAAAGAAGTCGATTGACCGTGCCAGCGCACTGGTAGAGAGCGGTGGTGATTGGGATCGCCGCAACCGTCTCAAGGCCTACACTGGACTGCACTACCTCACCGTCCGATCACACTCGCAAGCCGCGCCCCTTCTCCTCGACAGTCTGTCTACGTTCACAAGCTACGAGCTATGCAGCTACTCGAACCTCGTCGTCTACGCCATTCTTGCCGGCTCCGTGTCGCTTAAGCGTGTAGACTTCAAGTCAAAGGTGGTAGATGCCCCAGAGATCAAGGCCATTGTTGGCACCTCAGAAGAGAAGCTCTCTGCCATTACTGGGCAGACCTCGGCAGGACCCTCAGCCGGTGACGAAGAGATGGCGGATGCTTCAGGCTCAACAGCAACCCCAGTACCGACACTCGTCAACCTCACCACTCTCGGCGGCCAACAAGAGAAGGAGGTACCAGTAGACTTCACACCGCTGTCCAAGCTTGTCAAGAGCTTGTACGAGGGCGACTACAAGAGCTTCTTCGGCGCTCTGGGTGAGGTGGAGACCAACTTCCTCAGCCAGGACCGCTACATGTACGAGCATCGCGGCTGGTATGTCCGTGAGATGCGTCTGCGAGGATACCAGCAGCTCCTGCAATCATACCGTGTTGTAGGTCTGGAGAGCATGGCCAAGGACTTTGGCGTCACCGTCGACTTCCTCGACAA GGACCTTGCTCGATTCATCGCTGCGGACCGCATACCCTGCACAATCGACCGCGTCAAGGGCATCATTGAGACGAACCGACCCGACGACAAGAACAAGCAGTATGCGGATGTGGTCAAGCAGGGTGACCAGCTCATCACCAAGCTACAGAAGTACGGCCAAGCCGTTAGGTTGAGGGGCAGTGAGCGTGGATAG
- a CDS encoding Aspartate-tyrosine-aromatic aminotransferase, with product MSKAPQKVLQIGNINPHVKAAKYAVRGELAVKSEEYRAKLAKGEGKDLPFDTVIAANIGNPQQLDQKPITFFRQVASILENPGLLEHEDVLLKSLGYKPDVLERARKLLNEVKSVGAYSQSQGAPGIRQSVAEYIERRDGFPAKFEDIYLSNGASSGVNTLLHTICAKPETGIMVPIPQYPLYTATLSVLDARCVPYYLDEEAAWGTSLESIRTAYEKAVKEGTDVKAICVINPGNPTGASLPVEDIKSVLKFAAEKGLVVIADEVYQTNVFIGEFISFKKALRELQKETPGQYDHIELASLHSVSKGMVGECGHRGGYFELIGFDPEVAQEIYKFVSIQLCPPVLGQCIIEMMVNPPKEGEPSYELYKQEYDGIFNGLKKRAYALYEAFKQMEGVECSEPQGSMYLFPTIHLPEKAIEQAKKEGRAPDEFYCFRMLDATGVCVVAGTGFGQKENTLHFRTTFLAPGTDWTGRIVKFHEEFMKEFK from the exons ATGTCCAAGGCACCCCAGAAGGTGTTGCAGATTGGCAACATCAACCCCCACGTCAAGGCGGCCAAGTATGCTGTCCGCGGTGAATTGGCTGTAAAGTCGGAGGAGTACCGCGCGAAGCTGGCAAAGGGCGAGGGCAAGGACCTTCCCTTTGACACCGTCATTGCCGCCAACATTGGCAACCCCCAGCAATTGGACCAGAAGCCCATTACTTTCTTCAGGCAGGTTGCGAGTATACTCGAGAACCCTGGTCTGTTGGAGCATGAGGATGTTCTACTCAAGAGTTTGGGATACAAGCCGGATGTACTGGAGCGTGCGAGGAAGCTCTTGAACGAAGTCAAGAGTGTAGGCGCATACAGCCAGAGTCAGGGTGCACCAGGCATTAGGCAGAGCGTTGCAGAGTACATTGAGC GACGAGATGGCTTCCCAGCAAAGTTCGAGGACATCTACCTCAGCAACGGTGCCTCGTCCGGTGTAAACACTCTTCTCCACACCATCTGCGCTAAGCCCGAGACCGGCATCATGGTCCCTATCCCACAGTACCCTCTCTACACCGCGACGCTGTCCGTCCTCGACGCTCGCTGCGTACCATACTACCTAGATGAAGAGGCGGCATGGGGCACCTCGCTCGAGTCGATCCGGACTGCATACGAAAAGGCAGTCAAGGAGGGTACCGACGTCAAGGCCATCTGTGTCATCAACCCAGGTAACCCCACTGGCGCATCCCTCCCTGTCGAAGACATCAAATCTGTGCTCAAGTTCGCCGCCGAAAAGGGcctcgtcgtcatcgccgaCGAAGTCTACCAAACCAACGTCTTCATCGGCGAGTTCATCTCCTTCAAGAAGGCGCTACGTGAACTACAAAAGGAGACACCAGGCCAGTACGACCACATCGAGCTTGCATCGCTACACTCGGTCTCCAAGGGCATGGTCGGCGAGTGCGGACACCGCGGCGGCTACTTTGAGCTCATCGGTTTCGATCCAGAGGTCGCACAGGAAATATACAAGTTCGTCTCCATTCAGCTCTGCCCCCCTGTTCTCGGCCAGTGCATCATCGAGATGATGGTCAACCCACCCAAGGAAGGAGAGCCGAGTTACGAACTCTACAAGCAGGAGTACGATGGCATCTTCAACGGCTTGAAGAAGCGTGCGTATGCTTTGTATGAGGCGTTCAAGCAGATGGAGGGTGTCGAGTGCAGTGAGCCACAG GGCTCCATGTACCTCTTCCCCACCATCCACCTCCCTGAGAAGGCCATCGAGCAGGCTAAGAAGGAGGGTCGTGCACCAGATGAATTCTACTGCTTCCGCATGCTCGATGCCACAGGTGTTTGTGTCGTTGCTGGTACTGGGTTTGGACAAAAGGAAAACACTCTGCATTTCAGGACTACGTTCTTGGCTCCAGGCACGGACTGGACAGGCAGGATTGTCAAGTTTCATGAGGAGTTTATGAAGGAGTTTAAGTAG
- a CDS encoding Tymo-45kd-70kd multi-domain protein, producing the protein MSPSQSSIPTSPSSLIHSIQQNWSLETSTSILPQSLLSNDTSTQIPLPLLHALDTLSSLTPDQPDRAYSLLNTYFHARIRQGSYRGTQGAIVAGLEVDDVEAACDSVRRMMRGKEMQGVTSETEKGKGKRKYSIRQEREDGDDDENDTMVSKTQKLSYEYTSSAVDDKFHALPSPSLTVSTATIEKEQDNTATALAPVTPRTKRLIHLPPIRTSHITTPITASLPSAHTTSFTPLFNSLKQEVGYTYTPPPIVYTPHPSHTPNPNRPYYRPQQQQRQPIPQHHHYPTTEEIMRERKREQILQAAQRATHNFNVLRRDTERLGRAYEEARGRCEEVRGRMEGLWWRAGWRG; encoded by the coding sequence ATGTCTCCATCGCAGTCTTCCATACCTACCTCCCCATCATCCCTCATCCACTCTATCCAACAAAATTGGTCTCTTGAGACCTCTACCTCAATCCTTCCCCAATCCCTCCTTTCCAACGATACATCTACACAAATCCCCCTCCCCCTTCTACATGCCCTGGATACTCTCTCATCTCTGACTCCCGACCAGCCGGACCGCGCATATAGTTTGCTGAACACTTATTTCCACGCGCGCATCCGGCAAGGGTCATACAGAGGGACACAAGGAGCGATAGTCGCAGGGCTAGAAGTGGATGATGTAGAAGCGGCATGTGACAGTGTGAGAAGGATGATGAGGGGGAAGGAGATGCAGGGTGTAACTAGTGAGACAGAAAAGGGAAAAGGAAAGAGGAAGTACAGTATTCGACAGGAACGAGAGGATGGTGACGATGACGAGAATGACACCATGGTGTCCAAGACTCAAAAGCTATCCTACGAGTATACCAGCAGCGCAGTCGACGACAAATTTCACGCCCTCCCATCACCATCCCTGACCGTCTCCACTGCTACGATAGAAAAGGAACAAGACAACACAGCTACGGCCCTCGCACCCGTAACACCACGCACAAAACGCCTCATCCACCTCCCACCAATCCGCACATCCCATATCACTACGCCCATCACCGCCTCCCTACCCTCGGCACACACAACAAGTTTCACCCCCTTGTTCAACTCTTTGAAACAAGAAGTCGGATACACATATACCCCACCGCCGATAGTGTATACCCCGCATCCTTCCCACACTCCGAATCCCAATCGTCCTTACTACAGaccacaacaacaacagcgACAGCCAATTCCCCAACATCACCATTACCCCACCACCGAAGAAATCATGAGAGAAAGGAAGCGCGAGCAAATACTCCAAGCCGCTCAACGCGCAACCCACAATTTCAACGTCTTGAGGCGGGACACGGAGCGCTTGGGTCGTGCGTACGAGGAAGCAAGGGGTAGGTGTGAGGAGGTGAGAGGCAGGATGGAGGGGCTCTGGTGGAGGGCTGGGTGGAGAGGATGA